One genomic window of Coffea eugenioides isolate CCC68of chromosome 1, Ceug_1.0, whole genome shotgun sequence includes the following:
- the LOC113772121 gene encoding UPF0481 protein At3g47200-like: MDPSPVLDIVKNTFTEAKSSKFTNGKNRSVQITHSVFPLIKEAGGKAHAVISIDPVRQEPLPCRKWPICRIPLHVREDNEKAYAPRLVSIGPLHHKRPGLEFMQAQKLRLFDSLLERGRHHGIYVLNVLSDAMKELEAETRECYAEDLTHIDSDSFTKMMLVDGCFVIELLRLGGKSYQGKLADDPIFATRWMPSNLGLDLLLIENQLPLFVLQRLFDLTRLGDEKDSLNKLALQFFESLRPGKDAITSETTDHADRKYTHLLALFHASFAPTETYCSNTQARRSCTYNTYSGKGWIYSAKSLSLCGLTFKKKSGNMLDLEFEDGVLKISQLFIDDNTGIVLRNLMAHEQGDRGSAPYFTSLVVFLGNLLCSRDDARVLMKAGIIRQPENDEEEVVNFFNSLVKQLVFDMDRCYLHELIEDVNISSQSVWAKLRLRCRPILPHLRIIEIALFTVSLAQTFFLIRSS, encoded by the exons ATGGATCCAAGTCCAGTATTGGATATCGTGAAGAATACCTTCACGGAAGCGAAGAGTTCCAAGTTCACCAATGGCAAAAATAGGTCTGTACAAATAACTCACTCAGTGTTTCCGCTTATCAAAGAAGCAGGTGGCAAGGCTCATGCTGTGATCAGCATTGATCCTGTCAGGCAAGAGCCTCTTCCTTGCAGAAAATGGCCTATCTGCAGGATCCCATTGCACGTTCGCGAAGATAACGAGAAAGCTTATGCTCCCAGATTAGTCTCCATTGGTCCACTTCATCACAAGAGGCCTGGTTTAGAGTTTATGCAAGCTCAAAAGTTGAGACTTTTTGATTCCCTTTTGGAAAGAGGCAGACATCATGGTATTTATGTACTCAATGTTCTCAGTGATGCTATGAAAGAATTGGAAGCAGAAACAAGAGAATGCTATGCAGAGGACTTAACACACATTGACAGTGATAGCTTCACAAAAATGATGCTAGTTGATGGTTGCTTTGTGATAGAGCTCTTGCGCCTCGGTGGAAAAAGTTACCAG GGAAAGCTGGCAGATGATCCCATCTTTGCTACTCGTTGGATGCCATCCAATCTTGGTCTTGATCTCCTGCTGATTGAAAATCAACTTCCTCTATTTGTACTCCAAAGGCTTTTTGATCTTACCAGGTTGGGTgatgaaaaagattctctcaaCAAGCTCGCTCTCCAATTTTTCGAGTCGCTCAGGCCAGGGAAAGATGCCATTACCAGCGAAACAACTGATCATGCAGACAGGAAATACACACATTTACTTGCTCTCTTTCATGCTAGCTTTGCTCCAACTGAAACTTACTGTTCTAATACCCAAGCAAGAAGGTCCTGTACCTATAATACATATAGTGGGAAAGGCTGGATCTACAGCGCTAAATCACTCAGCCTTTGTGGGCTGACATTCAAGAAAAAGTCCGGTAACATGTTAGATTTGGAATTCGAGGACGGAGTGCTGAAGATTTCCCAATTGTTCATTGATGATAACACAGGCATTGTGTTGAGAAATTTGATGGCTCATGAGCAGGGTGATAGAGGTTCTGCACCATATTTTACGTCCCTAGTAGTTTTCCTCGGCAATCTGCTGTGCTCAAGAGATGATGCTAGAGTTCTGATGAAAGCAGGGATCATCAGACAACCAGAGAATGATGAAGAAGAAGTAGTGAATTTTTTCAACAGCCTTGTTAAGCAACTTGTGTTTGACATGGACAGATGCTACCTTCATGAGCTAATTGAAGATGTCAATATTAGCAGTCAATCAGTCTGGGCAAAACTCAGACTACGTTGCCGGCCCATCTTACCTCACCTCAGAATCATAGAGATTGCCTTGTTTACTGTCTCCTTGGCACAAACATTTTTCCTCATCAGAAGCTCATAG